From one Plasmodium malariae genome assembly, chromosome: 12 genomic stretch:
- the PmUG01_12025900 gene encoding serine/threonine protein kinase, putative codes for MKFFSYIIYASILCNILTVTIVIYHSFLLLLDENFLYNFKYNAIYKKSIEFNTPNVFLLFSIKRYLTPALNNKAFCSFYDNSQRKKRRFYKSSFTAYLYSLFCKKKKAHVILKKFFVCIYNYYNIIANGIQLLTCLKKDTKKKIDAAYTSYFALANGIKKHSSDIREKAKQFNENIDKEEKRWDATNKREVSKWGTNEKEQYSKPNRKGHNDERNILFSFENKDILNGKNKTRSDVCGSGNLQQKSYSGCSTPILKDDKRNYYNFERSSLLNTKYYLTKKIKNIFRKTSLKSPNEVDVIYMPDTIVKKRELVNNLKCKNCIVNAEKYLYSLKIRSEHIDDDASKLLSEAKSTDVQVYYDYEHMLHAGNELYKGKEENEGKEAEKGKVEKEAVKGEEEVIAEIEAAVVATTAAETEAGGTSKKKAPSNVDFRPLHWFVGKYKMIDFTKRLFLTSSDKRKEKTMYLQIDRYYPKKINYSIKEKMGEGAYGEIWYAININKDFPFKDVVLKKILINKDEQTSELNAMREVYFGEKLKNYDNISRFIEYFKEYEIDENKEQHMYVWLAFANEGYSLSKHLFDTDTNNSGMLTPSKLWWSIKKQNIGMLVLKDLLRQILNGINIAHKKDITHRDIKMENIFVSSSTPFTVRIGDWGSAIEFSNDKFFYTPSENEETEGYQPPESLFGHMKNNFMRLPYYDMWGIGIVFLQFVLGTKNPLEVKNKRIEMKLKNLYSKYSTNILKEAIFLQSLSELCLTPWSNSSDHLILLHNKPSYSSIYNNNSIINKLKYYINNNLIKIKKHTSNIIYNIISNKYNSLISIPTSPLCSDWKCVHKYKAQFPSNEKYFPVDVVYGNVTKPLNKHGKDFFYNNSNNSNACNDEQFEKILMERDPSGVGLPNKNARNLLKSLLNFDYSTRITAEQALNHAWFTEN; via the coding sequence atgaaattcttttcttatattatttacgcCTCCATATTATGCAACATTCTTACAGTGACAATAGTCATATATCACTCTTTTTTACTCTTATTAGacgaaaattttttatataattttaaatataatgctatatataaaaaatcgATAGAATTTAATACACCAAAtgttttccttctttttagCATAAAAAGGTATTTAACTCCTGCATTGAATAATAAAGCATTTTGCTCATTTTACGATAATtcacaaagaaaaaaaagaaggttTTATAAAAGCTCGTTTACAGCTTACCTTTATTCTctcttttgtaaaaaaaaaaaagcacatgtaattttaaaaaaattctttgtttgtatttataattattataatataatagcaAACGGAATTCAACTTTTAACATGTCTCAAAAAagacacaaaaaaaaaaattgatgcTGCATATACTTCCTATTTTGCTCTCGCAAATGGAATAAAGAAGCACTCGTCTGATATAAGAGAAAAAGCAAAGCAATTCAATGAGAATATtgataaagaagaaaagagaTGGGATGCCACTAATAAAAGGGAAGTGTCAAAATGGGGAACAAACGAAAAGGAGCAATATTCTAAGCCGAACAGGAAAGGACACAATGATGAAAGGAACATCCTTTTCAGCTTcgaaaataaagatatactGAACGGGAAGAATAAAACAAGGAGTGATGTATGTGGAAGTGGTAATCTTCAACAGAAGAGTTATAGTGGCTGTAGTACTCCCATTTTGAAGGATGacaaaagaaattattacaattttgaAAGAAGTagtttattaaatacaaaatattaccttacaaaaaaaataaaaaatatttttagaaaaaccAGTTTAAAGAGTCCAAATGAAGTTGACGTTATTTATATGCCTGATACCATAGTAAAAAAACGAGAGCTGGTAAACAAtttaaaatgcaaaaattgCATAGTTAATGCAgagaaatatttgtattccttaaaaataagaagtgAACATATTGATGATGATGCTAGTAAACTTCTGTCAGAAGCGAAGTCAACCGATGTGCAAGTGTATTATGATTATGAGCATATGCTTCATGCGGGTAATGAACTTTATAAGGGAAAGGAAGAAAATGAGGGGAAAGAAgcagaaaaaggaaaagtagAAAAGGAAGCAGTAAAAGGAGAGGAAGAAGTAATCGCAGAAATAGAAGCGGCGGTAGTAGCAACAACAGCAGCCGAAACCGAAGCAGGAGGGacaagcaaaaaaaaagcacCATCGAACGTAGACTTCCGCCCCTTACACTGGTTCGTGGGCAAATACAAAATGATCGATTTTACAAAGCGTCTGTTCTTAACAAGCTCGGAtaagagaaaagaaaaaacaatgtACCTACAAATAGACAGGTACTATccgaagaaaataaattattccataaaagaaaaaatggggGAAGGTGCGTACGGGGAAATATGGTATgctataaacataaataaagattttccttttaaagatgtagtgttaaaaaaaatactaataaataaagatgaACAGACGTCTGAATTAAATGCTATGAGAGAAGTATATTTTggagaaaaattaaaaaattatgataacaTAAGTCGttttattgaatattttaaagaatatgaaattgatgaaaataaggaacaacatatgtatgtatggtTAGCATTTGCAAATGAAGGGTATTCCTTATCAAAACATCTTTTCGATACCGATACGAATAACTCAGGAATGCTTACACCTAGTAAATTATGGTGgagtataaaaaaacaaaatataggAATGTTAGTGTTAAAAGATTTATTACGTCAAATATTAAACGGAATTAATATTGCACATAAAAAAGACATTACGCATAGAGAtattaaaatggaaaatatatttgtgtcCTCAAGCACACCATTCACTGTTCGAATTGGTGATTGGGGTAGTGCTATTGAATTTtcaaatgataaatttttttatacaccATCCGAGAATGAAGAAACAGAGGGTTATCAACCCCCGGAATCTTTATTTGGTcacatgaaaaataattttatgcgTTTACCATATTATGACATGTGGGGTATTGGCATTGTATTTTTGCAATTTGTCTTAGGTACTAAAAATCCTTTAGAagtcaaaaataaaagaattgaaatgaaacttaaaaatttgtattcaaaatattctacaaacattttaaaagaagCTATATTTTTGCAAAGCTTATCTGAATTATGCTTAACTCCATGGTCGAATTCATCGGACCATTTAATATTACTTCATAATAAGCCATCTTATTcgtctatatataataataatagcattattaacaaattgaaatattacattaataataacctgattaaaataaaaaagcatacctccaatattatttataatatcatttcgaataaatataattctttaatatCTATACCTACTTCTCCTCTATGCTCAGACTGGAAATGTGTGCATAAGTATAAAGCACAATTTCCTTCGAACGAAAAATATTTCCCCGTTGACGTTGTATACGGAAACGTTACTAAACCGCTTAATAAACATGGAAAAGACTTTTTTTACAACAACAGTAACAACAGTAATGCTTGTAATGATGAACAATTCGAGAAAATTTTGATGGAAAGGGACCCATCGGGAGTTGGACTCCCAAATAAAAACGCGAGAAATTTGTTGAAGAGTTTACTAAACTTTGATTATTCTACTCGTATAACTGCTGAACAGGCTCTCAACCACGCATGGTTCACGGAAAATTAA